The proteins below come from a single Burkholderia sp. FERM BP-3421 genomic window:
- a CDS encoding ABC transporter permease subunit, translating to MKPNRYLQFVALAIGLGFLYIPILSLIVYSFNESALVTVWSGFSTRWYAALIEDSELIAAAWLSLKIGVLTAFASVFIGTWAGFVLARMGRFRGFALYSGMINAPLVIPEVIQGISLLLLFIELGKWFGWPAERGMFTIWLGHVMLCMSYVAIIVQSRVRELNPSLEEAALDLGATPLKVFFTITLPLISQALVSGWLLSFTLSIDDLVLSAFLSGPGSTTLPLVVFSRVRLGLNPEMNALATLFIAAVTIGVVGANYVMLRNERKRMAAVL from the coding sequence ATGAAGCCGAATCGTTATCTGCAGTTCGTCGCGCTGGCCATCGGGCTGGGCTTCCTGTACATCCCGATCCTGAGCCTGATCGTCTACTCGTTCAACGAGTCGGCGCTCGTCACCGTCTGGTCGGGTTTCTCGACCCGCTGGTACGCGGCGCTGATCGAGGACTCGGAGTTGATCGCGGCCGCCTGGCTGTCGCTGAAGATCGGCGTGCTGACCGCGTTCGCCTCGGTCTTCATCGGCACCTGGGCCGGCTTCGTGCTGGCCCGGATGGGACGGTTTCGCGGCTTCGCGCTGTACAGCGGGATGATCAACGCGCCGCTCGTGATTCCCGAGGTGATCCAGGGCATCTCGCTGCTGCTGCTGTTCATCGAGCTGGGCAAGTGGTTCGGCTGGCCGGCCGAGCGCGGCATGTTCACGATCTGGCTCGGCCACGTGATGCTGTGCATGTCGTACGTCGCGATCATCGTGCAGTCGCGCGTGCGCGAGCTGAATCCCTCGCTCGAGGAGGCCGCGCTCGATCTCGGCGCGACGCCGCTCAAGGTGTTCTTCACGATCACGCTGCCGCTGATCTCGCAGGCGCTGGTGTCGGGCTGGCTGCTGTCGTTTACGTTGTCGATCGACGACCTCGTGCTGTCCGCGTTCCTGTCCGGCCCCGGCTCGACCACGCTGCCGCTCGTCGTGTTCTCGCGCGTGCGGCTCGGCCTGAACCCCGAGATGAACGCGCTCGCCACGCTGTTCATCGCCGCGGTGACGATCGGCGTCGTCGGCGCGAACTACGTGATGCTGCGCAACGAGCGCAAGCGGATGGCGGCCGTGCTGTAA
- a CDS encoding aminotransferase class V-fold PLP-dependent enzyme, translating into MTQRLKAYFLLDPDVTYLNHGAYGATPRPVFERHVQWQYELEREPVDFLSRRFTERMAHARAVLADYVDTERDNLVYVSNGTTGVNIIARSIPLGPGDELLTTNHEHGGIDRLWRCMAQKRGFDIVRHQVPLPVSTHAQFVDDFWAAVTPRTRVILISQLTSPTALVFPVAEICARARARGILTVVDGSHVPGQLPLSLRAMDPDFFVGILHKWVCAPKGSAFLYARPDVQLLIDPLVVSWGWEPKNPGPSKFVEYHEWQGSRDISPFLSVPSALAFQAEHDWDSVRKRCIALASDAQKEVAALTRQPLYHPPGAPEWHGQMVCVPLPPETDDVWLMNALRHEHQIDVSVDRFEGRPRVRISVQGYNGPEDVDRLINSLKQLLRL; encoded by the coding sequence ATGACACAGCGATTGAAGGCGTATTTCCTGCTCGACCCGGACGTGACCTATCTCAATCACGGGGCGTATGGCGCGACGCCGCGGCCGGTATTCGAGCGACATGTGCAGTGGCAGTACGAACTCGAACGCGAGCCGGTCGACTTCCTGTCGCGCCGCTTCACCGAGCGAATGGCGCATGCGCGCGCCGTGCTGGCCGACTACGTGGACACCGAACGCGACAACCTAGTATATGTCAGCAACGGCACCACGGGCGTCAACATCATCGCGCGCAGCATCCCGCTCGGCCCCGGCGACGAACTGCTCACGACCAATCACGAACACGGCGGGATCGACCGGCTGTGGCGCTGCATGGCGCAGAAGCGCGGCTTCGACATCGTGCGGCACCAGGTGCCGCTGCCGGTGAGCACGCATGCGCAGTTCGTCGACGATTTCTGGGCGGCCGTGACGCCGCGAACGCGCGTGATCCTGATCAGCCAGCTGACGTCGCCGACCGCGCTGGTGTTTCCGGTCGCCGAGATTTGCGCGCGCGCGCGCGCGCGGGGCATTCTCACCGTCGTCGACGGCTCGCATGTGCCGGGGCAGCTGCCGCTGTCGCTGCGCGCGATGGATCCGGACTTCTTCGTCGGCATCCTGCACAAATGGGTGTGCGCGCCGAAGGGCAGCGCGTTCCTGTATGCGCGCCCCGACGTCCAGTTGCTGATCGATCCGCTCGTCGTCAGCTGGGGATGGGAGCCGAAGAACCCGGGGCCGTCGAAGTTCGTCGAGTATCACGAATGGCAGGGCAGCCGCGACATCTCGCCGTTCCTCAGCGTGCCGAGCGCGCTTGCCTTCCAGGCGGAACACGACTGGGACAGCGTGCGCAAGCGCTGCATCGCGCTCGCGAGCGATGCGCAGAAGGAGGTCGCGGCCCTGACGCGGCAGCCGCTCTATCATCCGCCGGGCGCGCCCGAGTGGCACGGCCAGATGGTCTGCGTGCCGCTGCCGCCCGAGACCGACGACGTATGGCTGATGAACGCGTTGCGCCACGAACACCAGATCGACGTGTCGGTGGATCGCTTCGAGGGCCGGCCGCGCGTGCGGATCTCGGTACAGGGCTACAACGGCCCGGAGGATGTCGACCGGTTGATCAACAGCCTGAAGCAGTTGCTCCGGCTGTGA
- a CDS encoding TauD/TfdA dioxygenase family protein, with protein sequence MTDRSPLRIGPLAATLGAEVEGLDARIAPRPATMREIRAAWLRFGVLVFREQTLDPAQLVAFTRCFGEPVVYTRSENACAAQPEVLLLSNEIVGGKPLGAAISGRYWHTDGHFLTCPPAGTLLYGKAVPDAGGDTCFISMTAVYRALPARLRAEIDGRRFVMDRVQTLPFHYPQRPVPPAGQKALWPDVLQPLVRTHPETGVNALYIGGVVPWRIVGMEASRSDALMSQLHAIAFDEPRFGYRHRWRAGDLLIWDNRCLAHRATDYDMARHLRTMYRTTIVGERPFYAPGAAEAAMAS encoded by the coding sequence ATGACTGACCGCTCGCCGCTCCGCATCGGCCCGCTGGCCGCGACGCTCGGCGCCGAGGTCGAAGGCCTGGACGCGCGCATCGCCCCGCGACCGGCGACGATGCGGGAGATCCGCGCCGCGTGGTTGCGCTTCGGCGTGCTGGTGTTTCGCGAGCAGACGCTCGATCCGGCGCAGCTGGTCGCGTTTACGCGCTGCTTCGGCGAGCCCGTCGTCTATACGCGCAGCGAGAATGCGTGCGCGGCGCAGCCGGAAGTGCTGCTGCTGTCGAACGAGATCGTCGGCGGCAAGCCGCTCGGCGCGGCGATCAGCGGCCGCTACTGGCATACCGACGGCCATTTCCTCACATGTCCGCCCGCGGGCACGCTGCTGTACGGCAAGGCGGTGCCGGACGCGGGCGGCGACACCTGTTTCATCAGCATGACGGCCGTCTATCGCGCGCTGCCCGCGCGGCTGCGCGCGGAAATCGACGGCCGCAGGTTCGTGATGGACCGCGTGCAGACGCTGCCTTTCCATTATCCGCAGCGGCCCGTCCCGCCGGCCGGGCAGAAGGCGCTGTGGCCGGACGTCCTGCAGCCGCTGGTGAGGACGCATCCGGAGACGGGCGTCAATGCGCTGTATATCGGCGGCGTCGTGCCGTGGCGGATCGTTGGCATGGAGGCGAGCCGCAGCGATGCGCTGATGTCGCAACTGCATGCGATCGCGTTCGACGAGCCGCGCTTCGGTTATCGGCACCGCTGGCGCGCGGGTGATCTGCTGATCTGGGACAACCGCTGCCTCGCGCATCGCGCGACCGACTACGACATGGCGCGTCATCTGCGCACGATGTACCGGACCACGATCGTCGGGGAGCGGCCGTTTTACGCGCCCGGAGCGGCCGAGGCCGCCATGGCCTCGTAG
- a CDS encoding gamma-glutamylcyclotransferase family protein — protein MSQICYFAYGSNMSEARLRERLARFGEVLVDRRPGIIHCYRLTFNKVSSQHDHIGFANIEPASGGEVEGTLNLMHPGALDALDAIELVPHHYRRVAVLVRDAVSGRLTAAFTYVANPAMVRPNLKPTRDYLDHLLAAADVLPGAYLDRVRAVECWA, from the coding sequence ATGAGCCAGATTTGCTATTTCGCGTACGGCTCCAACATGAGCGAGGCGCGCCTGCGCGAGCGCCTCGCCCGCTTCGGGGAGGTGCTGGTCGACCGGCGGCCCGGCATCATCCACTGCTACCGGCTGACCTTCAACAAGGTGTCGTCGCAGCACGACCATATCGGCTTCGCGAACATCGAGCCGGCAAGCGGCGGCGAAGTCGAGGGAACGCTCAACCTGATGCATCCGGGCGCGCTCGACGCACTCGACGCGATCGAGCTGGTCCCGCATCACTACCGGCGCGTCGCGGTGCTGGTGCGCGACGCCGTCAGCGGCCGCCTGACGGCCGCCTTCACCTACGTGGCCAACCCCGCGATGGTGCGCCCGAACCTCAAGCCCACGCGCGACTACCTCGATCACCTGCTGGCGGCGGCCGACGTGCTGCCGGGCGCCTATCTCGATCGCGTGCGGGCCGTGGAGTGCTGGGCATGA
- a CDS encoding ABC transporter permease subunit gives MSALSSLYTWPVRKLGLSGRSAVVAGPFIWLLLFFLVPFLLVVKISFAELELGIPPYTELTSFTDGVLHIALNLRHYAFLFTDTLYFATYVNSVVVAGITTLLCLLLGYPMAYYIARSNPASRNLLMMAVMLPFWTSFLIRVYAWIGILKNNGLLNNFLLSTGLISTPIELYRTNIAVYIGMVYSYLPFLVMPLYAHLVKMDLRLLEAAYDLGAKPWKAFVQITLPLSKNGIIAGCLLVFIPAVGEYVIPELLGGANTLMIGRVMWNEFFNNADWPMASAVTVAMVLLLLVPMAVFQYYQAKELEGRRR, from the coding sequence ATGAGCGCGCTCTCGTCCCTGTACACCTGGCCGGTGCGCAAGCTCGGGCTCAGCGGCCGCTCGGCCGTGGTCGCCGGGCCGTTCATCTGGCTGCTGCTGTTCTTCCTGGTGCCGTTCCTCCTGGTCGTCAAGATCAGTTTCGCGGAGCTGGAACTGGGCATTCCGCCGTATACCGAGCTGACGAGCTTCACCGACGGCGTGCTGCATATCGCGCTGAACCTGCGCCACTACGCGTTCCTGTTCACCGATACGCTGTATTTCGCGACCTACGTGAACTCGGTGGTGGTCGCGGGCATCACGACGCTGCTGTGCCTGCTGCTCGGTTACCCCATGGCGTACTACATCGCGCGCTCGAACCCGGCCAGCCGCAACCTGCTGATGATGGCGGTCATGCTGCCGTTCTGGACGTCGTTCCTGATCCGCGTGTACGCGTGGATCGGCATCCTGAAGAACAACGGGCTCCTGAACAACTTCCTGTTGTCGACGGGCCTCATCAGCACGCCGATCGAGCTGTACCGCACCAACATCGCGGTCTACATCGGGATGGTCTACTCGTATCTGCCGTTCCTCGTGATGCCGCTCTACGCGCATCTCGTGAAGATGGACCTGCGCCTGCTCGAAGCGGCCTACGACCTTGGCGCGAAGCCGTGGAAGGCGTTCGTGCAGATCACGCTGCCGCTGTCGAAGAACGGCATCATCGCAGGCTGCCTGCTGGTGTTCATCCCGGCCGTCGGCGAGTACGTGATCCCCGAGCTGCTCGGCGGCGCGAATACGCTGATGATCGGCCGCGTGATGTGGAATGAGTTCTTCAACAATGCCGACTGGCCGATGGCGTCCGCCGTGACGGTCGCGATGGTGTTGCTGCTGCTGGTGCCAATGGCGGTGTTCCAGTATTACCAGGCGAAGGAACTGGAGGGACGCCGTCGATGA
- a CDS encoding class I SAM-dependent methyltransferase encodes MAASANRLLNAWRRGGPGLALRVVFDRLVDAALERRLRIRTRGLVPIESLVDEWHGCHDYYPSSIRAFNRVLRDLAVTRQDVFVDYGSGMGRAIVLASRFPFRELIGVEASDRLHHTALANVGRALPDAERQRIRLQHGDARAFRLPETATVLYFYNPFHGDILRTVFADIERSLHQHPRRLTIVFNNPAHFRHIEGDYGWLRARREYRFEYPIAVYEAMAASAAPGA; translated from the coding sequence ATGGCTGCGTCCGCAAACCGGCTGTTGAACGCATGGCGCCGGGGCGGCCCCGGGCTCGCGCTGCGGGTCGTGTTCGACCGGCTGGTCGACGCCGCGCTCGAACGGCGCTTGCGCATCCGCACCCGCGGCCTCGTGCCGATCGAATCGCTCGTCGACGAATGGCACGGCTGTCACGATTACTACCCGTCGTCGATCCGCGCGTTCAATCGCGTGCTGCGCGACCTCGCGGTCACGCGGCAGGACGTGTTCGTCGACTACGGGTCCGGCATGGGCCGCGCGATCGTGCTCGCGTCGCGCTTCCCGTTCCGCGAACTGATCGGCGTCGAGGCGTCGGACCGGCTCCATCACACCGCGCTCGCCAACGTCGGCCGCGCGCTGCCCGACGCCGAGCGGCAGCGCATCCGCCTGCAGCACGGCGACGCACGCGCGTTCCGCTTGCCCGAGACGGCCACGGTGCTGTATTTCTACAACCCGTTTCATGGCGACATCCTCCGCACTGTGTTTGCCGACATCGAGCGATCCCTCCATCAACATCCCCGGCGACTGACCATCGTCTTCAACAATCCCGCCCACTTCCGGCACATTGAAGGCGACTACGGCTGGCTGCGCGCGCGTCGCGAGTATCGGTTCGAATATCCGATCGCGGTCTACGAGGCCATGGCGGCCTCGGCCGCTCCGGGCGCGTAA
- a CDS encoding O-methyltransferase has protein sequence MNFTGPIFELLDAVLRDSPEYRGFRAGERSRAEFSAFLERIRPDLIEQGVPANDVHFAKRFPASIDAAVDTAFAELASMRLVLPADFRQTGARVAAYLRGGFDHQGLGTYIYPEEGRLLLAIALAFRPRRTVFLGSYYGYWAAWALPAIVACGGEAVLVDPDPRVAEVARASLARLYPEARVDVVCDTGEHYLSRGGEPFDLVVLDAELPRDHPDPTRRGKGLYAHLLRAALPRLAARSLLVCHNILFRDHSGCPFFDDMIARNREELGPFLDLVADEYDCFVECPTTEGVGVGVRAATPERA, from the coding sequence ATGAATTTCACCGGTCCGATCTTCGAACTGCTCGACGCGGTCTTGCGGGATTCGCCGGAATATCGCGGATTCCGGGCGGGCGAACGCAGCCGCGCGGAGTTTTCCGCGTTCCTCGAACGGATCCGTCCGGACCTGATCGAGCAGGGCGTACCGGCGAACGACGTGCATTTCGCGAAGCGCTTTCCCGCGTCGATCGATGCGGCGGTCGACACGGCGTTCGCCGAGCTGGCGTCGATGAGGCTCGTGCTGCCGGCGGATTTCCGCCAGACCGGCGCGCGGGTGGCCGCCTATCTTCGCGGCGGTTTCGATCACCAGGGGCTCGGCACCTACATCTACCCCGAGGAAGGCCGGCTGCTGCTGGCGATCGCGCTCGCGTTCCGGCCGCGCAGGACGGTGTTCCTCGGCAGCTACTACGGCTACTGGGCGGCCTGGGCGCTGCCTGCAATCGTCGCGTGCGGCGGCGAGGCCGTGCTCGTCGACCCCGATCCGCGGGTGGCCGAGGTCGCCCGCGCGAGCCTCGCGCGGCTCTATCCGGAGGCGCGCGTCGACGTGGTCTGCGACACCGGCGAACACTACCTGTCGCGCGGCGGCGAGCCGTTCGATCTCGTCGTGCTGGATGCCGAGCTGCCGCGCGACCATCCGGACCCGACCCGGCGCGGCAAGGGGCTCTACGCGCACCTGCTGCGCGCGGCGTTGCCGCGGCTGGCCGCGCGCTCGCTGCTCGTGTGCCACAACATCCTGTTTCGCGATCACTCGGGCTGTCCGTTCTTCGACGACATGATCGCCCGCAACCGCGAAGAACTGGGCCCGTTCCTCGATCTCGTCGCCGACGAATACGACTGCTTCGTCGAATGCCCGACCACCGAGGGCGTGGGCGTCGGGGTCCGCGCGGCAACGCCGGAGCGCGCGTGA
- a CDS encoding diiron oxygenase yields the protein MTHAYCSPFQDWHRAASVRTLPADFWLTDASGMWMAERQGGILSHPALRDAPRERIAAGLLIAHLSFTVALENTLIATVARDIAARALDARYDDRVVADALRVQCDEAFHALLAQELMTQVTAATEAARPRRGHGFLLHVERQVAALPGVNASLVRFCAAVVAETLITHTLRDDWRDDALRLDVQTFLHQHYLDEARHSAYFSRLLKIVWPQWPADVHAALRPLWPGLIDAFLFADAGIARDVLADAGVAAREIERVMSACASPDAIRDRRAQSTRQTLHALRRAGALEAAEVAHAADAEDA from the coding sequence ATGACGCACGCCTATTGTTCGCCGTTCCAGGACTGGCATCGGGCCGCCTCGGTGCGCACGCTGCCCGCCGACTTCTGGCTGACCGACGCGTCCGGCATGTGGATGGCGGAGCGGCAGGGCGGCATCCTGTCTCATCCCGCGCTGCGCGACGCGCCGCGCGAGCGGATCGCCGCCGGCCTGCTGATCGCGCATCTGAGCTTCACCGTCGCGCTCGAGAACACACTGATCGCGACGGTGGCGCGCGACATTGCGGCGCGCGCGCTCGATGCACGCTACGACGACCGCGTGGTGGCCGACGCGCTGCGCGTGCAGTGCGACGAGGCGTTTCACGCGCTGCTCGCGCAGGAGCTGATGACGCAGGTGACGGCGGCGACGGAAGCGGCGCGCCCCCGGCGCGGCCACGGCTTCCTGCTGCACGTCGAACGGCAGGTCGCGGCGCTGCCCGGCGTGAATGCGTCGCTGGTGCGGTTCTGCGCGGCGGTGGTCGCCGAGACGCTGATCACCCACACGCTGCGCGACGACTGGCGCGACGATGCGCTGCGGCTCGACGTGCAGACGTTCCTGCACCAGCATTACCTGGACGAGGCCCGGCACAGCGCGTATTTCTCGCGCTTGCTGAAAATCGTGTGGCCGCAGTGGCCGGCCGACGTGCACGCGGCGCTGCGGCCTCTGTGGCCGGGGCTGATCGACGCGTTCCTGTTCGCCGACGCGGGCATCGCGCGCGACGTCCTGGCGGATGCCGGCGTGGCCGCGCGCGAGATCGAGCGCGTGATGTCGGCGTGCGCGAGCCCCGACGCGATCCGCGACCGTCGTGCGCAATCGACCCGGCAAACGCTGCATGCGCTGCGCCGGGCCGGCGCGCTGGAGGCGGCCGAAGTCGCGCACGCCGCCGACGCGGAGGACGCATGA
- a CDS encoding class I tRNA ligase family protein has translation MTAERTHAAHAPRPYRPATLEPHFQQAWQDARVFDTEARPGRPKWFIIELPPFATGQLHIGHARNYVLADADARFRRMQGYDVMYTTGFDTFGLPTELAARDAGCTPEALARRCSEAMAAQFVRLGLGHDRRRITQYHVPAYYRWIQWVFVRLFEAGYCFRRDAPADWCPQCEVTLAASLVDDGRCWRCKQRVETRVRPQWFVRESAFADEMLDGLERLSGWPQDVKKMHRDWIGRRHGLRLRLPVSGRPGAIELQLDDEAWLARLHFIVVGRLHPLAIAAGASGDLPDDRQAGAQPHAPWFAQAAGAAGAVALPIVVEDVAHDGARPGRPDALDADRLLAAQYGLDPHATGGCDRAAMLAAGQAEAVVCYRLQDWNVARNRYWGPPVPIVHCAACGPVAVPDDALPVVLPDDVDLRQPGNPLERHAGFREVRCPRCGEPARRDTETLEAYSSPWWYHWLCMRLGGDDPFDRDDARTWLPVDLMIGGADQVRTCFFHVRMIARALRRMGIADVEEPVSTLLALGMVRQDGSKMSKSAGNAVDLQSIIERYGADALRLAIIGAAAPERDVNWSDALVRRQHAFLVRLWDFVHRVADTPACRDGAPTSPGSAVKPSPLGQRMLGWLATGEYRMAADFRRHDYHLALKNFAFLFERVQTFEAALYKTEPPRPDDLAILADATRRLALYLAPLAPHITEALWQALGGAGLAAGAAWPGERAVEAAGAEREAIA, from the coding sequence ATGACCGCCGAGCGCACGCACGCCGCCCACGCTCCGCGGCCGTATCGTCCGGCCACCCTCGAACCTCACTTTCAACAGGCATGGCAGGACGCGCGGGTGTTCGACACCGAAGCGCGACCCGGCCGGCCCAAATGGTTCATCATCGAACTGCCGCCGTTCGCGACGGGACAACTGCATATCGGCCACGCGCGGAACTACGTGCTGGCCGACGCCGACGCCCGGTTCCGCCGGATGCAGGGGTACGACGTGATGTACACCACCGGCTTCGACACGTTCGGCCTGCCGACCGAGCTGGCGGCGCGCGACGCGGGTTGCACGCCCGAGGCGCTGGCGCGCCGGTGCAGCGAGGCGATGGCCGCGCAGTTCGTGCGCCTCGGGCTCGGCCACGACCGCCGGCGCATCACCCAGTATCACGTGCCGGCGTACTACCGCTGGATCCAGTGGGTGTTCGTGCGCTTGTTCGAGGCGGGCTACTGCTTCCGGCGCGACGCGCCGGCCGACTGGTGCCCGCAGTGCGAGGTCACGCTCGCGGCGAGCCTCGTCGACGACGGCCGCTGCTGGCGCTGCAAGCAGCGCGTCGAGACGCGCGTGCGGCCGCAGTGGTTCGTGCGCGAGTCGGCGTTCGCCGACGAGATGCTGGACGGGCTGGAACGCCTTTCCGGTTGGCCGCAGGACGTGAAGAAGATGCATCGCGACTGGATCGGGCGGCGTCACGGCCTGCGGCTGCGCTTGCCGGTGTCGGGCCGGCCCGGCGCGATCGAACTCCAGCTGGACGACGAAGCCTGGCTCGCGCGGTTGCATTTCATCGTGGTGGGGCGCTTGCATCCGCTCGCGATCGCGGCGGGCGCGAGCGGGGATCTCCCCGATGACCGGCAGGCCGGCGCGCAGCCGCACGCCCCTTGGTTTGCTCAGGCGGCCGGCGCAGCCGGTGCGGTCGCGCTGCCCATCGTCGTCGAGGACGTCGCGCATGACGGCGCGCGGCCCGGCCGTCCGGACGCGCTCGACGCGGACCGCCTGCTGGCCGCGCAATACGGGCTCGACCCGCACGCGACCGGCGGGTGCGACCGCGCCGCGATGCTCGCCGCCGGGCAGGCGGAAGCCGTGGTCTGCTACCGGCTGCAGGACTGGAACGTGGCCCGCAACCGCTACTGGGGGCCGCCGGTTCCGATCGTGCACTGCGCGGCATGCGGCCCCGTCGCGGTGCCCGACGACGCGCTGCCGGTGGTGTTGCCCGACGACGTCGACCTGCGGCAGCCGGGCAATCCGCTCGAACGCCATGCCGGCTTCCGCGAGGTCCGCTGCCCGCGCTGCGGCGAACCGGCGCGGCGCGACACGGAAACCCTCGAAGCCTATTCAAGCCCGTGGTGGTATCACTGGCTGTGCATGCGGCTCGGCGGCGACGATCCGTTCGACCGCGACGACGCGCGCACGTGGCTGCCGGTGGATCTGATGATCGGCGGGGCCGATCAGGTGCGCACCTGTTTCTTCCATGTGCGGATGATCGCCCGCGCGCTGCGGCGCATGGGGATCGCCGACGTGGAGGAACCGGTGAGCACGCTGCTTGCGCTCGGCATGGTCAGGCAGGACGGCAGCAAGATGAGCAAGAGCGCGGGCAATGCCGTGGATCTGCAGTCGATCATCGAGCGCTACGGCGCCGACGCGCTGCGCCTCGCGATCATCGGCGCGGCGGCGCCCGAGCGCGATGTCAACTGGTCCGACGCGCTCGTGCGCCGCCAGCACGCTTTTCTGGTCCGGCTCTGGGATTTCGTGCACCGGGTCGCCGACACGCCCGCTTGCCGGGACGGCGCACCGACGTCGCCCGGCTCCGCCGTCAAGCCGAGCCCGCTCGGCCAGCGGATGCTGGGCTGGCTGGCGACCGGCGAGTACCGGATGGCCGCGGACTTCCGGCGTCACGATTACCACCTCGCCCTGAAGAACTTCGCGTTCCTGTTCGAGCGCGTGCAGACCTTCGAGGCGGCGCTGTACAAGACCGAGCCGCCGCGCCCGGACGATCTCGCGATCCTCGCGGACGCGACGCGGCGGCTGGCGCTGTATCTCGCGCCGCTGGCGCCGCATATCACCGAGGCGCTATGGCAGGCGCTCGGCGGCGCGGGGCTGGCGGCCGGCGCCGCGTGGCCGGGAGAGCGCGCCGTCGAGGCGGCGGGGGCTGAACGGGAGGCGATCGCATGA
- a CDS encoding glutathione synthetase, giving the protein MNPVDVDALPFFAFGRGDRRLAFIGGGLILDSGEAENTFVFRCQDRFLVYTSLLGLPSVILVFDDAHGRRYDRLLTALDARLRHLAEAQGLPAPRIPAPLYVRCDLSTLALSATESFDRAARALAADGASIGFVMNQVSPTAARMLRELTDLLRERNVRVVFDDADCERVASLAQTWHNKARFMAFQREAAIDGGPPQVRGMVLAPDAFVALRDWTTLAQRFADACGLAAPPDALFLKSSQDSSGNVSAILSAATFADRAPAFAAEVRRWLLAEGFGEPAFVRELRAECALPPAWEGATPDDATLRALRQAQAARRARLPLIVQLVVRPPVEAGSPASVGVTLFVDEAGGHRVVDAGAQWYRDAQRRQFLGLHLDDAWSDDRRVRALSEQCGTLAGALAARGYRGPVNFDACLGQDGRYWFVGDCNPRLTAAYVPLAVRAWLRASGVAVRSISSFGYRGEFVIDHLGPCLDAWSEAGLLVGGERRRGLLILPNLARRNGHDALAINLDGAQAADSLMRMRRLVPQAVPAHLESIHD; this is encoded by the coding sequence ATGAATCCTGTCGACGTCGACGCATTGCCTTTCTTCGCGTTCGGTCGCGGCGATCGGCGGCTCGCGTTCATCGGCGGCGGCCTGATCCTCGACAGCGGCGAAGCGGAAAACACGTTCGTGTTCCGTTGCCAGGACCGCTTTCTCGTCTATACCAGCCTGCTCGGCCTGCCGAGCGTGATCCTCGTGTTCGACGACGCGCATGGCCGCCGATACGACCGCCTGCTGACGGCGCTGGACGCGCGGCTGCGGCACCTCGCCGAGGCGCAAGGGCTGCCCGCGCCGCGCATTCCGGCGCCGCTCTATGTGCGATGCGACCTGTCGACGCTCGCGCTGTCCGCCACCGAATCGTTCGACCGCGCGGCGCGCGCGCTGGCCGCGGACGGCGCCAGCATCGGCTTCGTCATGAACCAGGTGTCGCCGACCGCCGCGCGGATGCTGCGCGAACTGACGGACCTGCTGCGCGAACGGAACGTCCGCGTCGTATTCGACGACGCGGACTGCGAACGCGTGGCCTCGCTCGCGCAGACGTGGCACAACAAGGCGCGCTTCATGGCGTTCCAGCGCGAGGCGGCAATCGACGGCGGGCCGCCGCAGGTGCGGGGCATGGTGCTGGCGCCGGACGCGTTCGTCGCGCTGCGCGACTGGACGACGCTCGCGCAGCGCTTCGCCGACGCCTGCGGGCTCGCGGCGCCGCCCGACGCGCTGTTCCTGAAATCGTCGCAGGACTCCAGCGGCAATGTGTCGGCGATCCTGTCCGCGGCGACGTTCGCCGACCGCGCGCCGGCGTTCGCCGCCGAAGTCCGGCGCTGGCTGCTCGCCGAGGGCTTCGGCGAGCCGGCGTTCGTGCGCGAGTTGCGCGCGGAATGCGCGCTGCCGCCGGCGTGGGAAGGCGCGACGCCCGACGATGCGACGCTGCGCGCGCTGCGGCAGGCGCAGGCCGCACGCCGCGCGCGCTTGCCGCTGATCGTGCAGCTCGTCGTGCGGCCGCCCGTCGAGGCGGGCAGCCCGGCGAGCGTCGGCGTGACCCTGTTCGTCGACGAGGCGGGCGGCCATCGCGTCGTCGACGCCGGCGCGCAGTGGTATCGCGATGCGCAGCGCCGCCAGTTTCTGGGGCTGCACCTCGACGATGCCTGGTCGGACGATCGTCGCGTGCGCGCGCTCAGTGAACAGTGCGGCACCCTCGCGGGCGCGCTGGCCGCCCGGGGGTATCGCGGGCCGGTGAATTTCGATGCGTGTCTCGGACAGGATGGACGCTACTGGTTCGTCGGCGACTGCAATCCGCGCCTGACCGCCGCCTACGTGCCGCTGGCCGTGCGCGCGTGGCTGCGCGCGTCCGGCGTCGCCGTGCGCAGCATCAGCAGTTTCGGCTACCGGGGGGAGTTCGTCATCGACCACCTCGGTCCGTGCCTCGACGCGTGGTCGGAGGCGGGCCTGCTCGTCGGCGGCGAGCGGCGGCGGGGTCTGCTGATCCTGCCCAACCTCGCGCGCCGCAACGGCCACGATGCGCTCGCGATCAATCTCGACGGCGCGCAGGCGGCCGACAGCCTGATGCGCATGCGGCGGCTCGTCCCGCAGGCGGTGCCCGCGCATCTCGAGTCGATCCATGACTGA